The nucleotide sequence TCGAAGCCTCGAATGATTCTTCGGTAGAGCTGCTCCATGTCTTCAAAGGGAGCGGTAAAGAAGAGGGCTCGCAGTCGTTCCCATAAAGCCCGCTTGCTTTTCATCGCTGCAGAGGCGGCACGGAACAGCGGACAAGCCAGTTGCGATGTCTGATCCACCAGAAACGCCAGCATCATCAACATCATCAGGACGGTGGACAGATGCTTGAATCCATGCCCGTAGTTGTGCTCAAAATGGTAGTCCTGATTCTTGAGTGTGTTGAACGTTTCGTTCTCAATCCGCCACCGGGCGCGACCTCCTCGCTCGATCAGTGGGAGCATCATTTCCCTGGGTTCGACGGGCAGGTCCGTCACCCAACTGAATGTGGTCGATTTCTTCCCCTTTTCGACGGTGCACGAGACAAAATTGACCATCAGGTCCGGGTGGGCCGCGTTCAGCGGGAGTTGCGCCACGGCGGTGTAACTCTTTCGCTCACTCTTGTCGGGGTCATCCGTTTGCCACGTGATCGCAGTCCCGTCATCAATGGCTTGTGTTGCTCGCTCAAACAAAAACGCGTGGTCCCCCGGCTTGGCCCCCAGAATAAAATGCATGTCATGAGCACGCAGGTCCTGAATGTGCGGTCCATTCGAGGCCAACCCATCTTCTGTGACGATGAATCCCAGGTGCGGATGGTCTTTTCGAACGTGACTCAAGAGACGTCGCGAAGCGTTCCGTTCACAGTCATTCTTCTCCGTGCCATCCTGGCGAATGATCGGTTCCGGGCACAGCGGGATCACTTCACGAATGTCGGGATGGACGATCACCGCTGCCACGGCCGCATGCGAATAGGTGATCCGGCCCGACTGCGAGTGCTTCTCCAGGCACGATGTGCAATGGACCTTGTCGGACGAGAAATAGCCTGTCCCATCGCACGCGAGCAGATAGCAATTCTTCCAATAGGCAAACCGTTCCAGAATCTTACCCCGTTGCACGCAGCGAAACACATCCGCGAACGCAGGGCGAATTTCCTCGGGGGCGACGCCATCCAGAATTTCCCGCATCCGGGTGTCACTCGGAGTACGTCCAATGTGATAGAACCGCCTGATGTTGGGGTTCTTACGTTCTTCTTCAAACGCCAGCAAGGACGGGCATTTCAGGGAGAACATCGCGAACGCCGACATCAACGCATCCGACAGAGGAATCTCGACGAGCCCCCGTCGTGGATCCTTCACGAAAGAGAATCTCTCTTGAACCACACGGATCAGCCCGTTTGTCGACAAATGCTTCCGCGCCTTAATGCCTTCTCGCGATTCCATTCATCACCCCGCAGTTCCTAACAGCGGAAATCAGAGTATCAAGACCACGAAAATCCTACCCGATGTTTACGAAAGGGGTGGCCAATATCGCTCGATTTTCAGCCTTTTTCTGACATCCGGGAATTGCTGTTTTTTGCTTGACCCTCGACCACCTGCAATTCATTCTAATACACCCTCTTGAGCAACCTGCTGCAATACTCTACAGTAGAACTGACACTTCGGAGTCGAATCATGGCTCGCTTGAATGCCCTTCGCATCAGAGAAGGTTCGCTTCCATATGGCCTTGTATATATCGGTATGGTCGTACTTCTGCCCGCTGCCGCCATCGCGGAACAACCCACTCTTGATGAAGCGATGAGTGCACTGGAGCGCTGGCGGGCTTCGTTTAGCAGCATTCATATCACCTACGAGATCGATGAGGGTGTCATCGAGAATTCAGTGCCACGCCCGATAATCACGCTGGGTGAGTATTACTGGTCAGAAGCGAAGCGATTCTACTGGCACGAACGAGTGATCGAGAACGGAAAGCTAATCCGCCAACGACTTGACTGGGGAGACGGTACTACAGGTGGTCGGGCAATCTATCCGCTGGGGGAAGATCAGGCAGACGTTCCCCCGACGATGATCGATTATGGCCGGACCGTAGCGGGAGGCTATAACGGGGTGCAGGGAAGAATCGTGACTCCGCTTGACGGGATCTGGCAACCACCAAGCTGTGGCTGGTTGCCGGAAGTCCTCAGGGAGCAGCAAATCACATCTCGCGCTGTATCGAGGGACGGAGTGGAACTTCTCGAAATCACTTACCACAAGCCGATGGACAATGCCCCGATAACAATGCTGCTGGACCCGCGCCACAGCTATCTGCCGAGAAGCACACTTTGGGGATGGGAGGGTCATGTGAGCGAATACAAACAATTTCCCCCGGGGATCTGGATAGCCACGATGGGCGTGTTCGACATGCAAGAGAGAAAACAGTCTTGGAAAATGACCAGTGTCGTCTTTAACGAGGATATCGCGGACGAAAAAGTGCGTCCGCCGAAGCCGGGCGATGGAACCCGAATCACGGATATGACTCAGCGGAAATCCTGGTTTCATGGATCACCACCTCCGATTCCAGACCCGACTCAGGAGAACCAGACTTCACCCGTGCATGGAGATGGGTCCCCCATCGTCGCCAGGCCATTCACTGGAACTTGGAGCTGGTTACCGTTGTGGCTCACTCTTCTGGGAATCTCAGTGTTGGCAATTTCGCTTTTCATCAGAAAGCTAGACCGGACTTAAACGTGGTTTCAGAACCGCATTTTCCGCAATCAGGCGATCACCCATTATCATCAGTCGATGCAGTAGAACTTGACTATGGGATACGGGCTCCGGGCCATCAAAGATGGATTCGTCATGCATACTGGTGGCGGCTGTTGCTTGACACATCATCAGACGGCCCTTCTTACAGCATATCCCCTTCGTCGGATTCCCGTAATCTTCTATTCCAGCATTGTCTACTGGGGGACAAATCATGGTTCGCCTAAAAGTTCTCTGCATTCAAGAACATTCGCTTCGGTGTGGCCTTGCATACATCTGCCTGACCTTACTTATGCCAGTTGCCGCTATCGCGGAACACCCCACTCTTGATGAAGCAATGAGTGCTCTGGAGAGCTGGCGGGCTTCGTTTACCAGCATCCATATCACTTATGAGATTGATGAAGGGATCCTCGAAAATTCCTCGGCTGAATCCGCAATGACAACCGGCGAATACTACTGGTCGGAAGCGAAGCGATTCTATTGGTACGAGCGATTTGCCGAAGACGGAAAGCAACTGAGTCAATATCTCGACTGGGGGGATGGCCGAATCAGCGGCCGGGCGTTTTATCCCCGAGGGGCAGGCCTGGAAAGGGAGCGACCATCTACGTTAGTCTACGGACGAATTGATCCGCAGGCACCTAACGGAGCCGTTGGACGAGCAGTGAATGCGCTCTATGGGCTCTGGCAGGCCCCCACTTGTCGCTGGTTACCGGAGATTCTTCGCGAGAAGCACGTGACATCTCAGGTGGTCTCTTTAGACGGTATTCAGTGCTTGGAAATTGCCTACCAGGACGATCACGACAAGCCACACATCACCCT is from Schlesneria sp. DSM 10557 and encodes:
- a CDS encoding transposase; translation: MESREGIKARKHLSTNGLIRVVQERFSFVKDPRRGLVEIPLSDALMSAFAMFSLKCPSLLAFEEERKNPNIRRFYHIGRTPSDTRMREILDGVAPEEIRPAFADVFRCVQRGKILERFAYWKNCYLLACDGTGYFSSDKVHCTSCLEKHSQSGRITYSHAAVAAVIVHPDIREVIPLCPEPIIRQDGTEKNDCERNASRRLLSHVRKDHPHLGFIVTEDGLASNGPHIQDLRAHDMHFILGAKPGDHAFLFERATQAIDDGTAITWQTDDPDKSERKSYTAVAQLPLNAAHPDLMVNFVSCTVEKGKKSTTFSWVTDLPVEPREMMLPLIERGGRARWRIENETFNTLKNQDYHFEHNYGHGFKHLSTVLMMLMMLAFLVDQTSQLACPLFRAASAAMKSKRALWERLRALFFTAPFEDMEQLYRRIIRGFEDFPAPVNSS